One Salvelinus fontinalis isolate EN_2023a chromosome 11, ASM2944872v1, whole genome shotgun sequence DNA window includes the following coding sequences:
- the LOC129864989 gene encoding leucine-rich repeats and immunoglobulin-like domains protein 3: protein MSASMQPLNAAMYAVVFLLFSRIELILGYDENTRTCPSPCTCFGDLLDCSRLKRRGIPENLPEWTVQLDLSHNKLQSLDSTVFRKLRHLSEIKLNNNEFEKVPDLGPHAANITTLILANNRITQISLEQLRPLQGLETLDLSNNSIVDIKADSFPALPLKNLIMNNNRISTLETGCFVNLSSTLQVLRLNRNRLSTIPAKIFQLPKLQHLELNRNRVRRVEGLTFHGLHALRSLKIQRNGISRLMDGAFWGLSNMEVLQLDYNNLTEVSKGWLYGLLTLQQLHLGHNAISRIRPDAWEFCQKLSELDISSNHLTRLEESSFVGLSLLDELHIGNNRVSFIADGAFRGLSHLQMLDLQNNEISWTIEDMNGPFSALDKLRKLFLQGNQIRSVTKKSFSGLDTLEHLDLSNNAIMSVQGNAFVQMKKLEELHLNTSSLLCDCQLKWFPLWVAEQTFLPYVNASCAHPLMLKGRSVFTVRQEDFVCDDFPKPQITVQPETQSAIKSTNVTFVCSAASSSDSPMTFAWKKDNEVLNDAEIHNQAHLRAQGGGQGRETEVTEYTTTLQLRSVEFTSEGKYQCVISNHFGSSYSTKAKLTVNMLPSFTKMPMDLSIRAGAMARLECAAVGHPSPQIAWQKDGGTDFPAARERRMHVMPEDDVFFIVNVKTEDIGLYSCTAQNTAGAISANATLTVLETPSFLRPLMDRTVAKGETAVLQCIAGGSPSPRLNWTKDDSPLVVTERHFFAAGNQLLIIVDAAEGDAGKYTCKMSNTLGTQRGNVRLAVLPNPNCDVGVGASGGVGSDGWTTMGIVIIAVVCCVVGTSLVWVVIIYHTRRRNEDCSVTNTDETNLPADIPSYLSSQGTLADRQDGYVPSESGSGNHQFMASSMSGFYMQPKDMNGLCQLDTGSEVDMEAAIDPLLCHYQGPISSLLRRGNMYTGEPSEAFTGCAMDQRPICIDSYSGSLTSSKRRDYYPCGGALQDPFDHGSPSVLMQMPNSSSFHGPHNLLGEGSPSMDEGDGSEYGRPRETRLSSSNTFMGTFGKAPWRPEQEFYPGFGPPPLALHNSMMLHENPYAALDTDSDREEDKNSVQSKNSTSDSEKSGNNIYEQPYDLNRTATSQQGRAST from the exons ATGTCCGCATCTATGCAGCCTCTCAACGCTGCGATGTATGCGGTCGTTTTCTTACTGTTTTCCCGAATAGAACTTATACTTGGATATGATGAAAACACAAGGACGTGTCCGTCTCCATGCACATGTTTTGGAGACCTGTTGGACTGCAGTCGGTTGAAAAGGCGTGGAATTCCTGAAAATCTTCCCGAATGGACCGTACAATT GGACCTGAGCCATAATAAATTGCAGTCGCTCGACAGCACTGTGTTTAGGAAACTGCGGCACCTAAGTGAGAT AAAGCTAAACAACAATGAATTCGAGAAGGTACCTGATTTGGGCCCTCATGCGGCAAACATCACCACCCTCATTCT AGCAAACAACAGGATCACGCAGATCTCTCTGGAGCAGCTGAGGCCCCTGCAAGGCCTGGAGACCCTGGACCTCAGCAATAACAGCATAGTGGATATCAAGGCTGACTCCTTCCCTGCGCTGCCTCTCAAGAACCT TATCATGAACAACAATCGTATTTCCACCCTGGAAACGGGCTGTTTTGTCAACCTGTCCAGCACTCTGCAGGTCCTCAGGCTCAACCGCAACCGCCTCTCAACCATCCCTGCCAAGATCTTCCAGCTCCCCAAACTCCAGCACCT GGAGCTGAACAGGAATCGGGTGCGCAGGGTGGAAGGCCTGACGTTCCACGGTCTGCACGCGCTGCGTTCGCTGAAGATCCAGAGGAACGGTATCAGCCGCCTGATGGATGGAGCCTTCTGGGGCCTCAGTAACATGGAGGTCCT GCAGCTGGACTACAACAACCTGACGGAGGTGAGTAAGGGCTGGCTGTACGGCCTGCTGACTCTGCAGCAGCTCCACCTGGGCCACAACGCCATCAGCCGGATCCGGCCCGACGCCTGGGAGTTCTGCCAGAAACTCAGCGAGCT GGACATCTCGTCCAACCACTTGACAAGACTGGAGGAGTCCAGCTTTGTGGGCCTCAGCCTGCTTGACGAACTCCACATCGGGAACAACCGTGTGAGCTTCATCGCAGACGGAGCCTTCCGAGGACTCTCCCACCTACAGATGCT AGATCTGCAGAACAACGAAATCTCCTGGACCATTGAAGACATGAATGGACCATTTTCTGCTCTGGACAAACTGAGGAAACT GTTCCTTCAAGGAAATCAAATCCGCTCGGTGACCAAGAAATCGTTCTCTGGCTTGGACACACTGGAGCACCT agaTTTGAGTAACAATGCGATCATGTCAGTCCAAGGGAATGCCTTTGTGCAGATGAAGAAGCTTGAGGAACT GCACCTGAACACATCCAGCCTGCTGTGTGACTGCCAGCTCAAGTGGTTTCCTCTGTGGGTGGCAGAGCAGACCTTCCTGCCCTACGTGAACGCCAGCTGTGCCCATCCCCTGATGCTGAAGGGCAGGAGCGTTTTCACCGTCAGACAGGAGGACTTTGTGTGTG ACGACTTCCCCAAACCTCAGATCACGGTGCAACCTGAGACCCAGTCGGCCATCAAAAGCACCAACGTCACCTTCGTGTGCTCGGCGGCTAGCTCCAGCGACTCACCCATGACCTTTGCCTGGAAGAAGGACAATGAGGTCCTGAATGACGCTGAAATCCACAACCAGGCACACCTCAGAGCCCAAGGGGGAGGCCAAGGCCGTGAAACAGAGGTTACAGAGTACACCACCACACTGCAGCTACGCAGTGTAGAGTTCACCAGCGAGGGGAAGTACCAGTGTGTCATCTCAAACCACTTTGGTTCCTCCTACTCCACCAAGGCCAAGCTCACTGTCAACA TGCTTCCGTCCTTCACCAAGATGCCCATGGACCTGAGTATCCGGGCCGGTGCCATGGCCAGACTGGAGTGTGCTGCCGTGGGTCACCCGTCTCCGCAGATCGCCTGGCAGAAAGACGGAGGCACGGACTTCCCCGCTGCCCGGGAGCGCCGTATGCACGTGATGCCTGAGGACGATGTGTTCTTCATCGTGAATGTGAAGACAGAGGACATCGGGTTGTACAGCTGCACCGCCCAGAACACAGCCGGAGCCATATCAGCTAACGCTACGCTAACTGTCCTAG AAACGCCCTCCTTCCTGCGCCCTCTCATGGACCGCACAGTGGCCAAAGGGGAGACTGCAGTCCTCCAGTGCATCGCCGGCGGCAGCCCTTCCCCCAGGCTCAACTGGACCAAAGACGACAGCCCCCTTGTGGTCACAGAGCGCCACTTCTTCGCCGCCGGCAACCAACTGCTCATAATCGTGGACGCAGCGGAGGGCGATGCAGGGAAGTACACGTGCAAGATGTCCAACACGCTGGGCACCCAGCGGGGCAACGTGCGCCTAGCCGTACTGCCCAACCCTAACTGTGACGTGGGGGTGGGCGCCTCGGGAGGCGTAGGCTCAGACGGCTGGACCACGATGGGCATCGTCATCATCGCAGTGGTGTGCTGCGTGGTGGGCACCTCGCTGGTCTGGGTGGTCATCATCTACCATACGCGTCGGCGCAACGAGGACTGCAGTGTCACCAACACAG ACGAGACCAACCTGCCTGCAGACATCCCCAGCTACCTGTCCTCTCAGGGCACGCTGGCCGACAGACAAGATGGCTATGTCCCCTCAGAGAGTGGCAGTGGCAACCACCAGTTCATGGCTTCCTCCATGAGTGGATTCTACATGCAGCCTAAAGACATGAATG GTCTGTGTCAGCTGGACACAGGAAGTGAAGTGGACATGGAGGCGGCCATAGATCCCCTGCTCTGCCATTACCAAGGACCCATCAGCTCTCTCCTCAGGAGAGGCAACATGTACACCGGAGAACCCTCAGAGGCTTTCACAG gctGTGCTATGGACCAGCGGCCCATCTGCATAGATTCCTACAGTGGCAGCCTGACCAGCTCCAAGAGGAGAGACTACTATCCGTGTGGCGGGGCCCTCCAGGACCCCTTTGACCACGGGAGCCCCAGTGTGCTGATGCAGATGCCCAATAGCAGCAGCTTCCACGGGCCACACAACCTACTGGGCGAGGGCTCCCCCTCCATGGACGAGGGAGATGGAAGCGAGTACGGCCGACCTCGGGAGACAAGGCTCTCCTCCTCCAATACTTTCATGG GAACGTTTGGGAAAGCCCCCTGGAGGCCTGAACAGGAATTCTATCCCGGATTTGGACCACCGCCACTGGCCCTGcacaacagcatgatgctacaCGAGAATCCCTACGCAGCCCTGGACACAGACTCGGACCGCGAGGAAGACAAGAACAGCGTCCAGTCAAAGAATTCTACATCGGATTCGGAAAAGAGCGGCAATAATATCTATGAACAACCATATGATCTCAACAGGACTGCTACTAGTCAGCAAGGTCGAGCGAGCACATAG